The nucleotide window acagaggatggccaggatctcttcccagtcatcccagagttcaggacatggaataatgggctcaaggtgcaggaagccagatttcaattgaacatcaggaaaaacttcctaactatttaAGCAGtatcacaatggaaccaattacctagggaggtggtgggctgtccaacactggaggccttcaagaggcagctggacagccacctgttgggaatgctttgatttggattcctgcattaagcaaggggttatacttgatggctttataggtcccttccaactctatgattctacgaaaATCTATGTAAAACAATGTTCCAAATAATCCAAAACAAAGTTCATAACAAAACTGAGAGTTTCTCCTCAGGCAAAGCATTCAAGGCATTTCAAGTGAAACCGAAAGAGTTTTGATGACTAACAAAACTTCTGTGTGGTTCTTCAACCCCATACATTGTTGCAGGGATTtacacagggctggttctaaagggcggccaggttgggcactggccccggagctacaggggcccctgaggggccctccactccccttccaccatccataccccccacacccccacttacctgtaagccggctttttagcattggccttaatgaagatggcggctgcagcttccccaaggtactgaagctgctgctgccatcttagttgatggcagagatgtacgtgcgtagcatgcacgtgtgccatcaacaaagatggtggcagaggcttcattccccttagggaaaccacggccgccatcttcattaaggccaatggtaaagactagacaggtaggggggctgggGGGCACGTGCAcgtacacgcacatgcacacactcacaccgactgggggccagggcaaactgatgcccaagggcccccgcatgcctggagccagccctggattTACACACACAAAGATAAAATCATAGCAAAGATGGTGCAACTTTTTCaggtaaaacaattttttttcgcAATCAGCCATaacatttgcagagcttggaaaatttacttttttgaactacaactcccatcagccccagccagcatggccactggattgcgctgatgggagttgtagttcaaaaaagtaacttctccaagctctgcattttcgaTAAAGCTACAGGTAGAACTATATGTCAAGGGTGTTTAGCACACTCCTCCTTTATATGCCATTATTGCAGGAAAAAGTTTTGTGCACGTGTCTCCCATTGCAAAATGTATTAAGTAATTCCAGAGCCTCCTTTGAGAGGTTCACCTGGTACTTACTATGCATTTGTTTTTGTGCctggtgaagactttttttttgtccCAAGCTTTTAAAAGAGGTTTGAGGGGTAGTAGAAGCCTTTGAAGGGTTCTGAAACTCTGAAGCTATTAAGATCTGACATGGTCTTGTGCTGCTTGAGAGTCTTGCTGTCccgattgattttattatttactgcTTATGCTGTATTTGTATTAcgttttaacatgttttacaaGTTACCCTGAGAGTTCCCCTTATGGGGAGGCATATACTtgttaataaataacaaaatttTCACCTACATGAATCAATAAGTACCCAAAGAAATACACATGAAGAAGGTGCTAGCAATTACCCTATAAGCTTGTGATATCCTTGGCTGTTCTCATTATTATTCTTACTGAAGTGCTAGATGCAAACACTATGTCAAAAGCAGGCATATAAACTCAGCCTTAACATCAGCTAAAGTTAATGGACTTCCTTTCATTGCTTTAAAAGCTATGTAGGGCACGCTTCCTATTGACCATTTTCTGTAAGGCATCCTTAAAATCTTTGTTTCTCAGACTATAAATAACAGGGTTGAGAAGAGGTGTTAGTACAGTGTAGAAGATGGAAACTACCTTATTTAGCTCGGATGAGATATTAGCACTGGGTTGAACATACATGGAGATCATGGTGCCATAATATATCAACACCACAGCCAAGTGTGAGCCACAGGTGGAGAAAGTCTTTTTCCTTCCAGAAGCAGAGGGGATTTTCAGGACAGTCTTGATGATAAATGCATAAGACATCAATGTAAGAAAGAAGCAAGTGAAAATGACTAATACAGAGAGCACAAATATAGTCTTCTCAGTGATGGAAGTGTCGgagcaggaaagcttcagcagAGGTGGGATGTCACAGAAGAAGTGATTGATTTGGCTAGAACTGCAGAAATGCAATCTAGAGATCAGCAAAGAAGGCAGCAACCCTGTGAAAAGACCAATCACCCAAGAACCTATTGTCAAGCGGGTGCAGGAATATGTGTTCATGGCTATTGTGTAATGCAATGGGTCACAGATTGCCAGGTACCGATCATATGCCATCACAGACAATAGGAAGCACTCTGTTGCCCCAAAGAAGACAAAGAAGTAGAGCTGGGTCATGCATCCATTGAAGGAGATTGTCCTGCTCTCCTTGAGGAGACTGCTGAGCATCTTGGGCACAGTGGTGGTGGTGTACCAGATCTCTAGGAAAGAGAGGTTTTGGAGGTAGGAGTACATAGGAGAATGAAGGTGTGGCTCCAGCTTGACTACTGAGATGATGACCACATTGCCTGTGATGGTTAGGACATAGATAAGTAAGAATATAGCGAAGAGTAGGGTCTGCCACCCTGGAAGGCTCTGGAACCCTAGAAGCTGGAATTCAGATACAGTGCTGTAGTTTGCCATTTGCTTCACTGACCGTGAGCTCTCCTGCGGGTATATCTCAGTCACAACATCTGTCATGACTAAAAATTTGGGTTGTTTGATTTCTTTCCTAGAAGAAGGAAGAGAATATAATGTGTATGATAGCTGTAATAACACTATCAGTTGTAGTTATTTTATTTGCATCCTATGTACATACAATTACCCTAAGAACATAGGTTTAAATAAGTAGGAATGGTGGGGATGTAAAAAGAGCCCTGATGTATCAGATAAGCCTCCATATTGTTCAAGAGCTAGACAAATTTCTTTAGTAAGTTTACAGGCATGACGTATCCTCAGCACCTGCTATTCAGGGTGTTACAttcaggcagggatgggaaacctatgccCTGCAGATATCCTTCAACAACAGTTCCAATAATCCCtgtccagtggcaatgctggctgggtctgatgggagttagagtccaataaCCTGGAGCATGACAGGCTCACAGATAATAGCCATATATaaacttatcttccatgaatttggctaatccttTTATGAAGCCATCTAAGCTAATAGCTATCACCACATCTTCCAGTGGTAAATTTCATGTTATCGATGTGATGTGAAATAGCCCTTGCTTTTATCTGAGCTTGGAAGAAAATGGAACACAACAGAAACACTCAGGAAGAATTGCAGTTCTACTAtatccttccccccaaaaaatgacaAAGAGCCAATGTTCAGGTTCACTACCTGTTTTTGCGATAGTGAAGCTAGCTCACTGTCACTTACCATAGGGATAGTCACATGAGTGTACAACCTGTCTGACTGTGCTCACAactagttgagctgtacacttgtacagttcTTCACATTCTAGATTCAATGAGTGCACAGTTTGTGCGCACAGTAGTTCAGCTATACAAACCAGTAAGTGTAcattctttcacacaaacacttataAATGCATAGAGACAGCTTTTTCCTGTGtttagtgtaatgtgtgaacaagcctcaTATCACTTTCTAAAGGGAAGCTGTCTGTGTAAAATCTGTGACATCTCAGTGACATGAACAACAGATACCATGTCACAGAAAACACGCAAAACCTATATTTTACATGACGTTGTAACATTACAACCACCCCATATATTtgctgttttcacaaatataatgCAATTCTACTATAACACCTGGATTATACACCCACAAGAGTTTTGGGTTTTTTGTGTTCcacaattttaaattgaaaatacctcctattctattctgctgcttcccataagccaatttcaaaacaaaaaccttacaaaccttatagtcttgaacttatatgctcagaggcacgttaccaaattctgtcaagctacacagcaagtggattggactgtgaaagaccaacccaaattgtgtttgcattttgacaaatttgtagggcagtacaatatctcagagaggtggtcaagtctcctgctcccctggtgcattcactatagctgcccaatttccctgctttttaaagtttgatataaatatctgtgggctataggtacattcttaaaccacaaggttttttgccttttataccgttttaaatttttaaattgtgtttataagatctgttttaaattgtatttgttttaatgtttttagttactgtaaaccgcccagagagcttcagctacggggtggtatacaagtataataaaataaataaaataaataaattagtgaaTAATTATAATGATGGATTTCCCAAAAACAGCATATCTAATAGTGTGTTTCCCATCATACATTTTTCATATACTGTATTTATATTAAAATAGTTTTGAGGGACACCAGTCCTCTAAGACAAATCAAATTCTCTATTttggggatgggaaacctgtagtcctttggatgttgttggacagcaTCTCCCATCAATCCCTGCTAGCATAGCTGATTGCCAGGAATGATGGGTGCTATTGTCTAATTCCCACTGTACAGCTTATCTACTGCTCCTTTGCAACAACACTCTGAAGTCTTATATTGATGACCTACTATACTTTTAATCTCACCACAGTCCGACCCTCTTAGACTATGGACCTATTTGATATATATCTGAAGGGGTTGCTGGTATGATGAACAAGTCATTCTTCAAAACAAAGCCCTTACAACTTCTAGTGGTACATTGGAGCATCAATCAAATAATGCAAGAGAACATTTTAATAGTATAACAATACAAACACATACATTAAAGATTGGTAAGGGATAAAATAGCCAAAAGGATTACCAAGAGAGGTGGTAAGCTCTCGCTTACTGGAGGACTTCAAGCAaaaactggacagccatctgtcagggatacaCTAGCTCTGGGATTCCTGTTCTGAGTTGGTGGTCAGACCAGATGACCTACAAGGCTCCCCCTCTATGATCTTATAATTCTATGTAGCACATTTGTGTTATTTTTCTTCTCTATGGAACCTGAGGAAGTGCATATGTGGTTCTTAGACAGTGACCTGATTCATGAATGAGCAAACGTGAAGTTTCCCAGAAAGAAAATTGTAGCCACTTTCTTCCTTCTTTGGTCCAGTTGCTGCCATACTCCTATGAGTTAAGCCATGTCCTGTGCTCATGGTTCATCTCATTCAAGACACACCAGGAGAAACGCCCAGTATTTGTTCTATGGCTTATCACATGTGGTTTGTCTGGAAGATATAACAATGAACCTGGATTCTTATGTAATACTTAACTCACAGTAACACTTCAGCAGCAGGACtgtggaggagcaaagcagctacaATCTACTCTCCAAGAACCCACTCATTTATTCTAAAgctagggatagccaacatgatgccctgcatatgttgttggactacagttcccacagtcccagccaacatggctaatgatcagagatgatgggaactgcaatcCAACAACATGGTGAGGGCACCACGTTTGCTAACCTGTACTAAGTGCAGCAAAAGAGAACCCCagccaattgtgtgtgtgtgtgggggggagccaGAAATAAAGAGTTAAAAGGAAAAGTTTAGTGTCCAATGTGTTTTGAACCTCTCAGGTCCTTCATCAGGGAATTTTAAACACAGAGGTTCAATATCACTTTGCCATACTGAAGGAAAGAGGAAACAGTAGAATAAAGAAAGACTGGATATGTTTGAAATTCCTTGAAGAACCTGAGAGGTCTGCAATGCATTGGACATCAaatattttcttcttttcctgtcctaagccatggcttggcttagcattatatctGAACCAGGCCAGTGTGTAACCCAGGCACTCACCAGACAAAGAACTGCTTAACTTGAGCAAGGTGACTGTCTGAAGTGCTCTCAAAGAAGTCCTATTGGATTCTAGCAGATAATGGATGAAGagctcttctcctcccccaatcCAAAGTAAAGGAGCCTCACCCACTTGTACGAATAGATGTGCTTTCAAGAATTCAGCTCAGGCAGGTAGAAATCCTACAGCATTCTTGAATTGCTAAAATTATAAGAAAGATGTCTGCATTTGACGTTAGGGCTTACACTTTAAGTCCGTAGGGTAGAACATTACATTTTCTCGGACTTGATTGTACAAAAGAAAGGAGAGCTGGGTACACCTATTAATGAATTGCTTTATCCATTTATTGTCTATTATAGCCAAAGGACCATTATAATACAAAAAACAAGCACATTGCACAAGTAACTATGTAACTATATTTATATTTCAGTTCAAGACTCTTAACAAAAACAGGACCTTAATGAATAAAACATCCAtcatttaaaataaagaaagcacATCTGCTGAAGCATAACATGGAATTCAAAGAAAACCAAAGGATTCTAGGGTTCATACAGAGAAAAAAACATTCAGTAAAGTCATAGAATGTCAAAGCTGCCTTCACAATCACAACACAACCCCCTTTCTCAGGTACAAGTACATGTTCAAATACTTCTTGCAAAGTTCAAATAACTCACCAATGAAATGACAATTGTCTTCTAAAGTAGTACAGAAAACAGCAAGTGAATGATCAAAATGATTTCATTGCATTTCAAAGATCCATATGAATGTGCACCTCATTTGATATAGTAGTTCTGGGCTAAGTAGACAAAGGATACAAAGAGAACAAGGTGGAGCTTGTTTTGTCTTACTGCTTTCCAGCATGGTGCGTTTCtggtaacagaagcaaaagcggaGGGACTTGAAAGCTTCAGAAAATACCTTGGGGATTCTGTCTCCACAGCATCAGAGGGTCCTCCAGGGTCCACAGGGAAAACAAGACTCCAGCTGTGGTGTATTAATAGAGAAGCCATGCCCAAAGAAACTAACAAGGGGAAGGCACAAAGCAAAATATTAATTCTAGTGGtaagaattaattaattattaaatgtatattccacccttcctcccaaaagcggCCAATGGTGGCAAAATTGCAGAGGTACAAAGGAGAATTGCTATTTCTATGCTGCGACCAGAGAATGGCttagaatagggatggggagcctcaggcctaaGAGTCAAATGTGGACATCCATGCCTCTCTCCCTGGTTCTTGGTGCTCAGGCCAGACCTGAGCCATACCTCTCACCAGCCTTCCTTTTCATGTACCCCCTTGAGCATTtgtgcctgcctggaatgtgtccctaAGTTCTGATAAAACGTTTTGCTTGCCTGAATAGGGGATAGAGAATGAAGCatgagtgtgaagaaactagcttAATGTACACAagcaaaattcacattcattgctctgcatgCTTTGGATTCTGGCtgcatccatgaatggcacaTGGTCCCTGGAAGGCTGTCCATAAGggattgtggcccttgggctgaaaaaatgttccctacccctggttaGAGTATTGGGTCCAAGGCAGGCTTCATCTCCAGTACCTTTCATTGAAAAAAAAGCATCTTGCGCTCCAGTTCTATATCTACTCACATCATCTCCAGATGACTGTATCACTTACTTTGTTATGCATAGCAGAAAGGGACAACTAGATTGTTAAATGAGTATCCCTGCACTTAAATTACAAGAATGATAAAACATCATTATAAAACTCACATTAAAAACAAGCTACAgaacaaacaaaagaaactaCCGAGCAGAgaagcaggatacaaataaatgGGGTACAgaaaaacgttttttttaaataaaatcacaCACTGCAGTGATGTTCAAGGTAATAAGCCTagggaaataaaaatgtcttcatctGGCATCCAAATGTCATCTCAGTTACCTTCAGCTAAGACTTTGTGGGAAGAACATCCCTTGATTAAAAATGCCCTCCTTTCAGTCACTACCAACCTAAATTGGTATTGAGAATTCTAGCTGATGAATGCAGTGTTTGGACAGTCTTGTATGATAGAAGATGGCCCTTTATTTGTTATTGATCTATGAAGCTCAAGAAAATACAATAGCTTCACTGACTCCCAGTTGATTTCTAGACCCAAAGTAAagtgggtgggtttttttaaaaccctaaacaaactgagcccacaaaaagccaggaaatctacaaaggaagagccacctcagccagctagcTTATGTATCCTGTCCAGGTAAGGGACAGCTGcatgaaatcagcaacagctggctgagtacctggggcctggttctTCAAGGtgtggcaacctgcagcacagaagtccaacagggcgagggcgagggcaaGGGCGAGGGCAGTGGTGGTAGCCTGATAGCCTGGcagcgcaggcaggcaggcaggctgctcttgctcttgctcttgctcttgctcttgctcttgctcttgctcttgctcttgctcttgctcttgctcttgctcttgctcttgctcttgctcttgctcttgctcttgctcttgctcttgctcttgctcttgctcttgctcttgctcttgctcttgctcttgctcttgctcttgctcttgctcttgctcttgctcttgctcttgctcttgctcttgccTGGGCAATGACAGTTCCCTTCTTCTtacaggcactggatctcccaagccagccagcttatgtatcccctctagggaagggacaggtggatgaaatcagcaacagctggctgagtacctggggcctggtcctgcaggatgtgGCAACCTGCACCTGCAGGGTGttggtagccaagcagcagcagcagcaagccttGGATTATA belongs to Rhineura floridana isolate rRhiFlo1 chromosome 11, rRhiFlo1.hap2, whole genome shotgun sequence and includes:
- the LOC133365988 gene encoding olfactory receptor 11L1, which translates into the protein MASLLIHHSWSLVFPVDPGGPSDAVETESPRKEIKQPKFLVMTDVVTEIYPQESSRSVKQMANYSTVSEFQLLGFQSLPGWQTLLFAIFLLIYVLTITGNVVIISVVKLEPHLHSPMYSYLQNLSFLEIWYTTTTVPKMLSSLLKESRTISFNGCMTQLYFFVFFGATECFLLSVMAYDRYLAICDPLHYTIAMNTYSCTRLTIGSWVIGLFTGLLPSLLISRLHFCSSSQINHFFCDIPPLLKLSCSDTSITEKTIFVLSVLVIFTCFFLTLMSYAFIIKTVLKIPSASGRKKTFSTCGSHLAVVLIYYGTMISMYVQPSANISSELNKVVSIFYTVLTPLLNPVIYSLRNKDFKDALQKMVNRKRALHSF